A single genomic interval of Anolis carolinensis isolate JA03-04 chromosome X, rAnoCar3.1.pri, whole genome shotgun sequence harbors:
- the LOC100557603 gene encoding sodium/glucose cotransporter 1 encodes MEATTLQQGLLTTMEKAKSERVAVDNAADIAVIVIYFLVVLAVGLWAMYSTNRGTVGGFFLAGRSMSWWPIGASLFASNIGSGHFVGLAGTGAAAGIAIGGFEWNALVMVVVLGWLFVPIYIKAGVVTMPEYLKKRFGGKRIQIYLSVLSLLLYIFTKISADIFSGAIFIKLAMGLDIYVAIVILLAITALYTITGGLAAVIYTDTLQTAIMLVGSIILTVFAFMEVGGYDQFVEKYMKAVPTLTAATVNISEKCYTPRPDAFSLFRDPLSGDLPWPGLIFGLSILALWYWCTDQVIVQRCLSAKNMSHVKAGCILCGYMKLLPMFLMVMPGMISRILYTDQVACIDPDVCLEVCETTVGCSNIAYPLMVVKLMPNGLRGLMLSVMLASLMSSLTSIFNSASTLFTMDIYTKIRTRAKERELMIVGRVFIVILIGLSILWVPVVQEAQSGQLFDYIQSITSYLGPPIAAVFFLAIFCKRVNETGAFWGLVLGLLIGLSRMITEFAFGTGSCAHPSNCPAIICKVHYLYFAMILFAISIVIVLGASFLTKPIDDVHLYRLCWSLRNRTEERIDLDAEEDVAKKEEMVYEDQTLPERELSCGRKALNWFCGLDQGGPRLSPAEEEALRQKMADTTEDPFWKRVVNINAILLLAVAIFCHGFFA; translated from the exons ATGGAGGCCACCACGCTCCAGCAGGGCCTGCTgaccaccatggagaaggccaaGAGCGAGAGGGTGGCCGTGGACAACGCGGCCGACATCGCTGTCATCGTCATTTACTTCCTCGTGGTCCTGGCCGTGGGCCTCTGG GCCATGTATTCCACGAACCGTGGGACCGTCGGGGGCTTCTTCCTGGCCGGGCGCAGCATGTCCTGGTGGCCG ATCGGGGCCTCCCTCTTTGCCAGCAACATCGGCAGTGGCCATTTTGTGGGGCTGGCCGGGACCGGGGCAGCGGCCGGGATTGCCATCGGGGGCTTCGAGTGGAAC GcgctggtgatggtggtggtcctGGGCTGGCTCTTTGTCCCCATCTACATCAAGGCCGGG GTGGTGACGATGCCGGAATACCTCAAGAAGCGCTTTGGGGGGAAGCGGATCCAGATCTACCTCTCCGTCCTCTCGCTCCTGCTCTACATCTTCACCAAGATCTCG GCGGACATCTTCTCGGGGGCCATCTTCATCAAGCTGGCCATGGGGCTGGACATCTACGTGGCCATCGTGATCCTGCTGGCCATCACAGCCCTCTACACCATCACGG GAGGCTTAGCGGCGGTCATCTACACGGACACCTTACAGACGGCCATCATGCTGGTGGGCTCCATCATCCTCACCGTGTTCG CCTTCATGGAGGTGGGGGGCTACGACCAGTTTGTGGAGAAGTACATGAAGGCCGTCCCCACGCTCACGGCCGCCACCGTCAACATCTCCGAGAAGTGCTACACGCCGCGCCCGGACGCCTTCAGCCTCTTCCGGGACCCCCTCAGCGGAGACCTGCCCTGGCCCGGACTCATCTTCGGCCTCAGCATCCTGGCCCTCTGGTACTGGTGCACTGACCAG GTGATTGTGCAGCGGTGCCTGTCTGCCAAGAACATGTCCCACGTCAAGGCGGGCTGCATCCTGTGTGGATACATGAAGCTGCTGCCCATGTTCCTGATGGTCATGCCGGGCATGATCAGCCGCATCCTCTACACAG ACCAAGTGGCCTGCATCGACCCCGATGTCTGCCTGGAAGTCTGTGAGACGACGGTGGGCTGCTCTAACATTGCCTACCCCTTGATGGTGGTCAAGCTCATGCCCAacg GTCTGCGGGGTCTGATGCTGTCGGTGATGCTGGCCTCCCTGATGTCCTCCTTGACCTCCATCTTCAACAGTGCCAGCACGCTCTTCACCATGGACATCTACACCAAGATCCGGACCCGGGCCAAGGAGAGGGAGCTCATGATCGTCGGAAG GGTCTTCATTGTGATCCTGATCGGCCTGAGCATCCTCTGGGTCCCGGTGGTCCAGGAGGCCCAAAGCGGGCAGCTCTTTGACTACATCCAGTCCATCACCAGCTACCTGGGGCCTCCCATCGCGGCCGTCTTCTTCCTGGCCATCTTCTGCAAGAGGGTCAACGAGACG GGGGCCTTCTGGGGCCTGGTGCTGGGCCTCCTGATCGGCCTCTCCCGGATGATCACGGAGTTCGCCTTCGGGACGGGGAGCTGCGCCCACCCCAGCAACTGCCCGGCCATCATCTGCAAGGTCCACTACCTCTACTTCGCCATGATCCTCTTTGCCATCTCCATTGTCATCGTCCTGGGTGCCTCCTTCCTCACCAAGCCCATCGACGACGTCCAC CTGTATCGCCTCTGCTGGTCCCTCCGCAACCGGACAGAAGAACGGATCGACCTGGACGCTGAGGAGGACGTGGCCAAGAAGGAGGAGATGGTCTACGAGGACCAAACCC TGCCGGAGCGAGAGCTCTCGTGCGGGCGGAAGGCGCTGAACTGGTTCTGTGGGCTGGACCAGGGCGGCCCCCGGCTCAGCCCCGCCGAGGAGGAGGCCCTGCGCCAGAAGATGGCCGACACCACCGAGGACCCCTTCTGGAAGAGAGTCGTCAACATCAACGCCATCCTGCTCCTCGCCGTGGCCATCTTCTGCCACGGATTCTTCGCCTAG